The following are from one region of the Azospirillum sp. B510 genome:
- a CDS encoding aldo/keto reductase: MKRVTLPDGTEVPALGQGTWMMAEGRGDRAAEIAAIRAGIDHGLTLIDTAEMYGDGASEELVGEAIAGRRDGLFIVTKVLPSNASHTGAIRACERSLKRLGIDRIDLYLLHWRGGVPLAETVEAFETLIQAGKIARWGVSNFDVGDLEELAETTDLHGCAVNQVLYNPEHRGIEYDLLPFQHTARMPVMAYSPIGQGGRLLRSPALSAVAKRHDATPAQVALAWALRQQGVIAIPKAGTRAHVVQNAEAARLTLTGEDMAEIDRAFPPPKRKQPLAMI, translated from the coding sequence ATGAAGCGCGTGACCCTGCCGGACGGCACCGAGGTTCCGGCCCTCGGCCAGGGCACCTGGATGATGGCGGAGGGGCGCGGCGACCGCGCCGCCGAGATCGCCGCCATCCGGGCCGGCATCGACCACGGCCTGACCCTGATCGACACCGCCGAGATGTATGGCGACGGTGCATCGGAGGAGCTGGTGGGCGAGGCCATCGCCGGCCGGCGCGACGGCCTGTTCATCGTCACCAAGGTGCTGCCCAGCAACGCGTCGCACACCGGCGCGATCCGCGCCTGCGAGCGCAGCCTGAAGCGGCTGGGGATCGACCGCATCGACCTCTATCTGCTGCATTGGCGCGGCGGCGTGCCGCTGGCCGAGACGGTGGAGGCGTTCGAGACGCTGATCCAGGCCGGCAAGATCGCCCGCTGGGGCGTGTCGAACTTCGACGTCGGCGATCTGGAGGAGTTGGCGGAGACCACCGACCTGCACGGCTGCGCCGTCAATCAGGTGCTCTACAACCCCGAGCATCGCGGCATCGAATATGACTTGCTGCCGTTCCAGCACACGGCGCGGATGCCGGTGATGGCCTATTCCCCGATCGGCCAGGGCGGCCGGCTGCTGCGCTCGCCGGCCCTCTCGGCGGTGGCGAAGCGCCACGACGCCACCCCGGCGCAGGTGGCGCTGGCCTGGGCCTTGCGCCAGCAGGGCGTCATCGCGATTCCCAAGGCGGGGACCAGGGCGCACGTCGTCCAGAACGCCGAGGCCGCCAGGCTGACCCTGACCGGTGAAGACATGGCGGAGATCGACCGCGCCTTCCCGCCGCCCAAGCGCAAGCAGCCGCTGGCGATGATCTGA
- a CDS encoding aldose epimerase family protein: MPIESFLFDTVDGRPVEGFVLSAGGLEATVIAHGARLLRMMVPGRDGEPADVVLGFDRLADYLASDAYFGATCGRYGNRIGGAAFTLDGVRHALAVNEPPNQLHGGPEGFDRRIWEAHVEEAENAVTFTLVSPDGDQGYPGTLTATTRYRLTGDGVLDIRMTATSDRPTIVNLVHHSYWNLGGHASGDLGDHRLAVRGGFTTPVGADLIPTGEVRPVDGTPFDLRDGVLLGEALAAVGGFGFDHNWCLEGPAGELRPVAVLEHPASGRRMELATDQPGLQIYSGGYLSERVVGKGGRPYRRFAGLALETQRFPGSPNIGHFPSTRLDPGETYSHTMRLRFSAG; the protein is encoded by the coding sequence ATGCCCATCGAGAGTTTCCTGTTCGATACGGTCGATGGCCGGCCGGTGGAGGGGTTCGTACTTTCCGCCGGCGGGCTGGAGGCGACGGTGATCGCCCATGGCGCCCGGCTGTTGCGGATGATGGTGCCCGGCCGTGACGGTGAGCCGGCCGACGTGGTGCTGGGCTTCGACCGCTTGGCCGATTATCTGGCGAGCGACGCCTATTTCGGCGCCACCTGCGGCCGCTATGGCAACCGCATCGGCGGGGCCGCCTTCACGCTGGACGGCGTGCGCCACGCGCTGGCCGTCAACGAGCCGCCCAACCAGCTGCATGGCGGACCCGAAGGGTTCGATCGGCGAATCTGGGAGGCGCACGTGGAGGAGGCGGAGAACGCCGTCACCTTCACGCTGGTCTCGCCCGACGGCGACCAGGGCTATCCGGGAACGCTGACCGCGACCACGCGCTACCGGCTGACCGGCGACGGCGTTCTGGACATTCGCATGACGGCGACAAGCGACCGTCCGACCATCGTCAACCTCGTCCATCACAGCTATTGGAACCTCGGGGGGCATGCGTCGGGTGACCTCGGCGACCACCGGCTGGCGGTGCGCGGCGGCTTCACCACGCCGGTCGGCGCCGACCTGATCCCGACCGGGGAGGTGCGGCCGGTGGACGGCACGCCGTTCGACCTGCGCGACGGCGTTCTGCTGGGCGAGGCGCTGGCGGCGGTCGGCGGCTTCGGCTTCGACCACAACTGGTGCCTGGAGGGGCCGGCGGGCGAGCTGCGGCCGGTGGCGGTGCTGGAGCATCCGGCATCGGGCCGGCGGATGGAGCTGGCGACCGACCAGCCCGGCTTGCAGATCTACAGCGGCGGCTATCTCAGCGAGAGGGTGGTGGGCAAGGGCGGGCGGCCTTATCGCCGCTTCGCCGGTCTGGCGCTGGAGACCCAGCGCTTTCCCGGCAGCCCGAACATCGGCCATTTCCCCTCGACCCGGCTCGATCCGGGGGAGACCTACAGCCACACCATGAGGTTGCGCTTTTCGGCCGGCTGA
- a CDS encoding DEAD/DEAH box helicase yields MFASSDLRRLVDPGTFERGRAYWLEGRVKQVEARHRHGDSWTVIASVRGSGRALYKQDISVELVKGMPRMLDGMCDCPVGYNCKHVVAAMLAWAERPAAPPRPAQSSSAPGPLRAVVADQETKTPAEPELSAPLKELLARLDAAALRDSDSHYADTVRKRLLYLLSLAEAPSGGRQLLLRIVSVSLRKDGQFANDDKRYDLYGFNTLKTTKFVTPADHALLDAISRNGQRTSQDILLPSDFAPWLIGRMLPTGRLYWQDFREGEPLHPGPTLSGMPVWESDRAGNQRFVIGFEGRPAGTPPAIALPTVPLLYVDPAMAACGPVEAAVSPHIAVALLSAPPLPPGEVAAFRAEAERFGGRLPVLPDPPARAERRRIAPRPVLRLGLARPFLSSGYYRPSYGLMALPELAVADLYFDYAGTRLHWKRGGPPLQWMEDGTLVTAQRQRAEEKKAVQRLKEADLDHPPLPLSVGGAPPVREELFAAPGDEFEERSIWLNFCHFILPELRADGWGIEVAPDFPFEVLDAPKDWAFEVGDGSGIDWFSLSLGVDIGGERIDLLPILRQVIDALARIDPDLLDDEFHEYEGIDEPPASPGREAGLEAVLEQLAPSGTMFVRIAATRYIPLEVERLKPMIGVLMELFGLQAGGELRIGRSHLGDLSALEDAASAAGIPLLGADAVRDMGRALREAGGVPAVTPPQGLRATLRPYQQAGLDWLQFLGTHGFGGILADDMGLGKTVQALAHLLAEKEAGRLDRPSLLIAPTSVLGNWRAEVQRFAPALRTLVLQGPQRKEAHGSLADHDLVVTSYALLPRDREVLTAQPWHMAIFDEAQYLKNPAGQSYKAAQALEARQRLCLTGTPVENNLDELWALFAVCVPSLFGDRTGFRRTFRTPIEKHGDGERQRVLARRVRPFLLRRTKEQVAAELPPKTEILEAVEAGDSQRDLYETIRLTMDQRVREEVARKGLARSHITILDALLKLRQVCCDPRLVKLESARKRVAKGAASAKLDRLLEMLPELLADGRRILLFSQFTSMFDLMRPELERLAIPFVELTGDTRDRETPVNRFQAGEVPLFLISLKAGGTGLNLTAADTVIHYDPWWNPAVEDQATDRAHRIGQDKPVFVYKLVTTGTVEERMVQLQERKRRLGEAVYDQDRTAEDLLTADDLDFLLAPIDG; encoded by the coding sequence GTGTTTGCTTCGTCCGATCTTCGCCGCCTTGTCGATCCCGGTACTTTCGAGCGGGGCCGGGCCTATTGGTTGGAGGGACGGGTCAAGCAGGTCGAGGCTCGGCATCGGCACGGCGACAGCTGGACCGTGATCGCGTCGGTCCGGGGATCGGGCCGCGCACTCTACAAGCAGGACATCTCGGTCGAGCTGGTCAAGGGCATGCCGAGGATGCTCGACGGCATGTGCGACTGTCCGGTCGGCTATAATTGCAAGCATGTCGTGGCGGCGATGCTGGCCTGGGCGGAGCGACCGGCCGCCCCGCCCCGCCCTGCTCAATCGTCATCGGCGCCCGGACCGTTACGGGCCGTGGTGGCGGATCAGGAAACGAAGACGCCGGCGGAGCCCGAGCTTTCGGCGCCGCTTAAGGAGCTGCTGGCGCGGCTGGATGCGGCGGCGCTGCGGGATTCGGACAGCCACTATGCCGATACGGTGCGCAAGCGGCTGCTCTATCTGTTGAGCCTTGCCGAGGCTCCCTCCGGTGGACGGCAGTTGCTGCTCCGGATCGTCTCCGTCAGCCTGCGCAAGGACGGCCAGTTCGCCAACGATGACAAGCGGTACGATCTGTATGGGTTCAACACGCTGAAGACGACGAAATTCGTCACCCCGGCCGACCATGCCTTGTTGGATGCGATATCGCGCAACGGACAGAGAACGTCCCAGGACATCCTGCTGCCGTCCGACTTCGCCCCCTGGCTGATCGGGCGCATGCTGCCCACCGGGCGGCTGTACTGGCAGGATTTCCGCGAAGGCGAACCGCTGCACCCCGGCCCGACCCTGTCCGGCATGCCCGTTTGGGAAAGCGACCGGGCGGGCAACCAGCGTTTCGTCATCGGGTTCGAAGGGAGGCCCGCCGGTACTCCGCCGGCCATCGCGCTGCCGACCGTGCCGCTGCTCTATGTCGATCCGGCGATGGCCGCCTGCGGTCCGGTCGAGGCGGCGGTGTCCCCGCACATCGCGGTGGCCCTGTTGTCGGCCCCGCCGCTGCCGCCGGGAGAGGTGGCGGCCTTCCGTGCCGAGGCGGAGCGGTTCGGCGGTCGCCTGCCGGTCCTGCCTGATCCCCCGGCGCGGGCCGAGCGGCGCCGCATCGCGCCGCGGCCGGTGCTTCGTCTCGGGCTGGCGCGACCGTTCCTGTCATCCGGCTATTACCGCCCGTCCTATGGCCTGATGGCGCTGCCCGAACTGGCGGTGGCCGACCTGTATTTCGACTATGCCGGCACCCGGCTGCATTGGAAGCGGGGAGGGCCGCCGCTGCAATGGATGGAGGACGGCACCCTGGTCACCGCCCAGCGTCAGCGGGCGGAAGAGAAGAAGGCGGTCCAACGGCTGAAGGAGGCCGATCTCGACCATCCGCCGCTGCCGCTCAGCGTCGGCGGCGCCCCGCCGGTCCGGGAGGAGCTGTTCGCTGCACCCGGCGACGAGTTCGAGGAACGGTCGATCTGGCTCAACTTCTGCCATTTCATTCTGCCGGAGCTGCGGGCCGACGGCTGGGGCATCGAGGTCGCCCCGGATTTTCCCTTCGAGGTTCTGGACGCGCCGAAGGATTGGGCGTTCGAGGTCGGGGACGGATCCGGCATCGACTGGTTCAGCCTGTCGCTGGGGGTCGATATCGGCGGCGAGCGCATCGACCTGCTGCCCATCCTGCGTCAGGTGATCGACGCGCTGGCCCGGATCGACCCGGATCTGCTCGACGATGAGTTCCATGAGTATGAAGGGATTGACGAGCCACCTGCGTCCCCTGGGCGGGAGGCCGGGCTGGAGGCGGTCCTGGAGCAGCTGGCGCCGTCCGGAACGATGTTCGTGCGGATCGCCGCCACCCGCTACATCCCCTTGGAGGTGGAGCGGCTGAAGCCGATGATCGGCGTGCTGATGGAACTGTTCGGTCTGCAAGCCGGTGGCGAGCTGCGGATCGGCCGGTCCCATCTGGGCGACCTGTCGGCGCTGGAGGATGCGGCTTCGGCGGCCGGGATCCCGCTGCTGGGCGCCGATGCCGTCCGCGACATGGGCAGGGCCCTGCGCGAGGCCGGCGGCGTACCGGCGGTAACGCCGCCGCAGGGACTGCGCGCCACCCTGCGCCCCTATCAGCAGGCCGGGCTCGATTGGCTGCAATTCCTTGGCACCCACGGCTTCGGCGGCATCCTGGCCGACGACATGGGGCTGGGGAAGACCGTGCAGGCGTTGGCCCATCTGCTGGCGGAGAAGGAGGCCGGGCGGCTCGACCGTCCCAGCCTGCTGATCGCGCCGACCAGCGTGCTCGGCAACTGGCGGGCGGAGGTGCAGCGCTTCGCCCCGGCGCTGCGCACGCTGGTTTTGCAGGGTCCGCAGCGCAAGGAGGCCCATGGGTCATTGGCCGATCACGATCTGGTGGTGACCTCCTACGCGTTGCTGCCGCGCGACCGCGAGGTTCTGACCGCCCAGCCCTGGCACATGGCGATCTTCGACGAGGCGCAGTATCTCAAGAATCCCGCGGGGCAATCCTACAAGGCGGCGCAGGCGCTGGAGGCGCGACAGCGCCTGTGCCTGACCGGCACGCCGGTGGAGAACAATCTGGACGAGCTGTGGGCGCTGTTCGCGGTCTGCGTGCCCTCGCTGTTCGGCGACCGCACCGGCTTCCGCCGGACCTTCCGCACGCCGATCGAAAAGCATGGCGATGGTGAACGCCAGCGCGTGCTGGCCCGCCGCGTCCGCCCCTTCCTGCTGCGCCGCACCAAGGAGCAGGTGGCGGCGGAGCTGCCGCCCAAGACCGAGATCCTGGAGGCGGTGGAGGCCGGCGACAGCCAGCGCGACCTCTATGAGACCATCCGGCTGACCATGGACCAGCGCGTGCGCGAGGAGGTGGCGCGCAAGGGTCTGGCCCGCAGCCACATCACGATCCTCGACGCGCTGCTGAAGCTGCGGCAGGTCTGCTGCGACCCGCGTCTTGTGAAGCTGGAGAGTGCCCGCAAGCGGGTGGCGAAGGGAGCGGCGTCGGCCAAGCTGGACCGGCTTCTGGAGATGCTGCCGGAACTTTTGGCCGACGGGCGGCGCATCCTGCTGTTCTCGCAGTTCACCTCGATGTTCGACCTGATGCGGCCGGAGCTGGAGCGGTTGGCCATCCCCTTCGTCGAGCTGACCGGCGACACCAGGGACCGCGAGACGCCGGTCAACCGGTTCCAGGCCGGCGAGGTGCCGCTGTTCCTCATCAGCCTGAAGGCCGGCGGCACCGGGCTGAACCTGACCGCCGCCGACACGGTGATCCATTACGATCCCTGGTGGAATCCGGCGGTCGAGGATCAGGCGACCGACCGCGCCCACCGCATCGGCCAGGACAAGCCGGTCTTCGTCTACAAGCTGGTCACCACCGGCACGGTGGAGGAGCGCATGGTCCAGCTTCAGGAGCGCAAGCGCCGGCTGGGCGAGGCGGTCTATGACCAGGACCGGACGGCGGAGGATCTGCTGACCGCCGACGACCTCGACTTTCTGCTGGCGCCGATCGACGGGTGA
- a CDS encoding ABC transporter permease has protein sequence MTSLTDSTASDLARVQRKARRAHTLNRVAAVLTTIGLGWLAPLLRLAAGETPRQQGIELWRQMGIPLTAILLFLAAWGWAAPQVQTSLGAIPGPAQVWEQATNLYADHKAERAKEAAFYDRQAKRNAEILAKDPKAEVKTRPYAGKPTYLDQIVTSLKTVFTGFLLGALVAVPLGVASGLSPTVNAAINPLIQIFKPVSPLAWLPLVTMVVSATVSGGDPLFEKSFLTSAITVTLCSLWPTLINTAVGVSSIDRDLMNVGKVLQLSGFTMVRRLVLPSALPYIFTGLRLSLGVGWMVLIAAEMLAQNPGLGKFVWDEFQNGSSNSLAKIMVAVFTIGLIGFLLDRVMLALQSAVSHSPAR, from the coding sequence ATGACCAGCCTCACCGACAGCACCGCCTCCGACCTCGCCCGCGTCCAACGCAAGGCCCGCCGCGCCCACACCCTCAACCGCGTCGCCGCCGTCCTGACCACGATCGGCCTCGGCTGGCTGGCGCCGCTGCTGCGGCTCGCCGCCGGCGAGACTCCGCGCCAGCAGGGCATCGAGCTGTGGCGCCAGATGGGCATCCCGCTGACCGCCATCCTGCTGTTCCTCGCCGCCTGGGGCTGGGCCGCCCCGCAGGTCCAGACCAGCCTGGGCGCCATTCCCGGCCCGGCCCAGGTGTGGGAACAGGCGACCAACCTCTATGCCGACCACAAGGCCGAACGCGCCAAGGAGGCCGCCTTCTACGACCGGCAGGCCAAGCGCAACGCCGAGATCCTGGCGAAGGACCCGAAGGCGGAGGTCAAAACCCGGCCCTATGCCGGCAAGCCGACCTATCTCGACCAGATCGTCACCAGCCTGAAGACCGTCTTCACCGGCTTCCTGCTCGGCGCCCTGGTGGCGGTGCCGCTGGGGGTGGCGAGCGGCCTGTCACCGACCGTCAACGCCGCGATCAACCCGCTGATCCAGATCTTCAAGCCGGTGTCGCCGCTGGCCTGGCTGCCGCTGGTCACCATGGTGGTCAGCGCCACCGTGTCGGGCGGCGACCCGCTGTTCGAAAAGTCCTTCCTGACCTCCGCCATCACCGTCACGCTGTGCTCGCTGTGGCCGACGCTGATCAACACGGCGGTCGGCGTCTCCTCGATCGACCGCGACCTGATGAATGTCGGCAAGGTGCTTCAACTGTCGGGCTTCACCATGGTGCGCCGCCTCGTCCTGCCGTCGGCCCTGCCCTACATCTTCACCGGCCTGCGGCTGTCGCTGGGCGTGGGCTGGATGGTGCTGATCGCGGCGGAGATGCTCGCCCAGAACCCCGGCCTCGGCAAGTTCGTCTGGGACGAGTTCCAGAACGGCTCCTCCAACTCGCTGGCCAAGATCATGGTGGCTGTCTTCACCATCGGCCTGATCGGCTTCCTGCTCGACCGCGTGATGCTGGCGCTCCAGTCCGCCGTCAGCCACAGCCCCGCCCGCTGA
- a CDS encoding CmpA/NrtA family ABC transporter substrate-binding protein codes for MMGQPRQCCRPRYRQAFSKGFSGRSRWTLSMAKARTSHLPEKQPVRDLPRKSSPVSHARPLVRISRDGATDVAHRNLRHLLASAAAIVALTAGVSAGVSAQAAPLDVEKDQLKLGFIKLTDMAPLAIAVEKGFFEDEGLSVTLEPQANWKVLLDRVISGELDGAHMLAGQPLGATIGFGTKAHIVTAFSMDLNGNGITLSNEVWRKMKANVPNGADGKPVHPIRADALKPVIAQYKAEGKPFNMGMVFPVSTHNYELRYWLASGGINPGYYSPTDVSGQIGADALLSVTPPPQMPATLEAGTIHGYSVGEPWNQQAVVKGIGVPVITDTEIWRNNPEKVFGVTDAWASKNPKTHLAVVKALIRATQWLDENNDANRAEAVRILAKPEYVGADATVIANSMTGTFEYEKGDKRAVPDFNVFFRYNANYPFYSDAVWYLTQMRRWGQIAEAKPDAWYDQTARSVYKPDIYLQAAKLLVEEGKAKEADFPWKSDGYKPVDNGFIDGIPYDGHKPNDYLAKQPIGLKGDQKIEGGQVVGG; via the coding sequence GACCCCGGTATCGACAAGCCTTTTCAAAAGGCTTTTCCGGTCGATCCCGCTGGACGCTTTCGATGGCCAAGGCACGCACGAGCCATTTGCCCGAGAAACAGCCAGTCCGGGATTTGCCCAGGAAATCGTCACCGGTGTCGCACGCCCGACCGCTGGTCCGGATTTCTAGAGATGGAGCAACCGACGTGGCCCACCGCAACCTCCGCCACCTTCTCGCATCCGCCGCCGCAATCGTCGCCCTCACCGCCGGCGTCTCCGCTGGCGTCTCCGCCCAGGCCGCCCCGCTCGACGTCGAGAAGGACCAGCTGAAGCTCGGCTTCATCAAGCTGACCGACATGGCGCCGCTCGCCATCGCCGTCGAGAAGGGCTTCTTCGAGGATGAGGGGCTGTCCGTCACGCTGGAGCCGCAGGCGAACTGGAAGGTCCTGCTCGACCGGGTGATCTCCGGCGAGTTGGACGGTGCCCATATGCTGGCGGGCCAGCCGCTGGGCGCCACCATCGGCTTCGGCACCAAGGCGCACATCGTCACCGCCTTCTCCATGGACCTGAACGGCAACGGCATCACGCTGTCGAACGAGGTTTGGCGGAAGATGAAGGCCAATGTGCCCAACGGCGCCGACGGCAAGCCGGTCCACCCGATCAGGGCCGACGCGCTGAAGCCGGTGATCGCCCAGTACAAGGCCGAGGGCAAGCCTTTCAACATGGGGATGGTCTTCCCGGTCTCGACCCATAATTACGAGCTGCGCTATTGGCTGGCCTCGGGCGGGATCAACCCCGGCTATTACAGCCCGACCGACGTGTCGGGGCAGATCGGCGCCGACGCGCTGCTGTCCGTCACCCCGCCGCCGCAGATGCCGGCGACGCTGGAGGCCGGTACCATCCACGGCTACAGCGTCGGCGAGCCGTGGAACCAACAGGCGGTGGTCAAGGGCATCGGCGTGCCGGTGATCACCGACACCGAGATCTGGAGGAACAACCCCGAGAAGGTCTTCGGCGTCACCGACGCGTGGGCCAGCAAGAACCCAAAGACCCATCTGGCCGTGGTCAAGGCGCTGATCCGCGCCACCCAATGGCTGGACGAGAACAACGACGCCAACCGCGCCGAAGCGGTGAGGATCCTGGCCAAGCCCGAATATGTCGGCGCCGACGCCACGGTGATCGCCAATTCGATGACCGGCACCTTCGAATATGAGAAGGGTGACAAGCGCGCCGTTCCCGACTTCAACGTCTTCTTCCGCTACAACGCGAATTATCCCTTCTATTCCGACGCCGTCTGGTACCTGACCCAGATGCGTCGCTGGGGCCAGATCGCCGAGGCCAAGCCCGACGCCTGGTATGACCAGACCGCGCGCAGCGTCTACAAGCCGGACATCTATCTCCAGGCCGCCAAGCTTCTGGTCGAGGAAGGCAAGGCCAAGGAGGCCGACTTCCCGTGGAAGAGCGACGGCTACAAGCCGGTCGACAACGGCTTCATCGACGGCATCCCCTATGACGGCCACAAGCCGAACGACTACCTCGCCAAGCAGCCCATCGGCCTGAAGGGCGACCAGAAGATCGAGGGCGGTCAGGTGGTGGGCGGGTAA
- the yjfF gene encoding galactofuranose ABC transporter, permease protein YjfF codes for MTGALQRFLPLIVTTAVLVVGFLLCAAQFPNFASWRVVGNLLTDNAFLGITAVGMTFVILSGGIDLSVGAVIGFTTVLLAVLIEQGGWHPVPAFAVALIAAGGFGAAMGGVIHVFQMPPFIVTLAGMFIARGLGFVLTTDSIPINHPLYGELNDMALRFEFGLKLSLPALLMLGVVLAAVVLAHWTRFGANLYALGGNRQSAELMGVPVARTTVAVYGLSGLLAGLAGIVFSLYTGAGYSLAATGVELDTITAVVIGGTQLTGGYGYVVGTFVGVLIQGLIQTYITFDGTLSSWWTKIAIGVLLFVFILLQKGLLAVWAGRGGEPAEA; via the coding sequence ATGACCGGGGCACTCCAGCGTTTCCTTCCCCTGATCGTCACCACCGCCGTGCTGGTGGTCGGGTTCCTGCTGTGCGCGGCGCAGTTCCCCAACTTCGCTTCCTGGCGGGTGGTGGGCAACCTTTTGACCGACAACGCCTTTCTCGGCATCACCGCGGTCGGCATGACCTTCGTCATCCTGTCCGGCGGCATCGACCTGTCGGTGGGTGCTGTGATCGGCTTCACCACCGTGCTGCTGGCCGTACTGATCGAGCAGGGCGGCTGGCACCCGGTTCCCGCCTTCGCCGTGGCGTTGATCGCCGCCGGCGGCTTCGGCGCGGCGATGGGCGGGGTGATCCATGTCTTCCAGATGCCGCCCTTCATCGTCACGCTGGCCGGCATGTTCATCGCCCGCGGCCTGGGCTTCGTCCTGACCACCGATTCGATCCCGATCAACCACCCGCTCTATGGCGAGCTGAACGACATGGCGCTGCGCTTCGAGTTCGGGCTGAAGCTGAGCCTGCCGGCGCTGCTGATGCTGGGGGTGGTTCTGGCGGCGGTGGTGCTGGCGCACTGGACGCGCTTCGGCGCCAACCTCTACGCGCTGGGCGGCAACCGTCAGTCGGCGGAGCTGATGGGCGTGCCGGTGGCGCGGACGACCGTGGCGGTCTATGGGCTGTCGGGGCTGCTGGCCGGGCTGGCCGGGATCGTCTTCTCGCTCTACACCGGCGCCGGCTATTCGCTGGCGGCGACCGGGGTGGAGCTGGACACCATCACCGCGGTGGTGATCGGTGGCACCCAGCTGACCGGCGGCTACGGCTATGTCGTCGGCACCTTCGTCGGCGTGCTGATCCAGGGGCTGATCCAGACCTACATCACCTTCGACGGCACCTTGAGCAGCTGGTGGACCAAGATCGCCATCGGCGTGCTGCTGTTCGTCTTCATCCTGTTGCAGAAGGGCCTGCTGGCGGTCTGGGCCGGCCGCGGCGGCGAACCGGCGGAGGCGTGA
- a CDS encoding ABC transporter ATP-binding protein, which produces MAILDLKGVSKSYGGTTILRDIDLSIEEGEFVAIVGFSGSGKSTLINLIAGLAMPDSGELLYRGKAVTGPGPERGLVFQSYSLMPWLNVKENVALAVDAVHKAKPSAERGVLTRRAVETVGLGHATDRRPKELSGGMRQRVGFARALAMSPEMLLLDEPLSALDALTRAKLQDEIEAIWRKDRKTVILITNDVDEAILLADRIIPLTPGPNATLGPAFTVDLARPRDRAAVNHDEEFKRLRAAVTAWLMEVGVARGTGGGENLTLPDVKPITAAPPPAAYIEAMGGRGMEDRYLEFTRLTKTFATPKGPLTVVDGFDLKMRKGEFVSLIGHSGCGKSTVLSMVAGLADVTSGGIVLDGKEVGGAGPDRAVVFQAPSLFPWLTAYENVMLGVDRVFPHAGKGERADIARYYLARVGLGDAMDRKASDLSNGMKQRVGIARAFALSPKLLLLDEPFGMLDSLTRWELQEVLMEVWARTKVTAVCVTHDVDEALLLADRVVMMTNGPNARIGHILSVDIPHPRTRQALLEHPRYYEYREELLNFLEGGHAGAPKKAA; this is translated from the coding sequence ATGGCGATCCTGGACCTGAAGGGCGTGTCGAAATCCTACGGCGGCACCACCATCCTGCGCGACATCGACCTGTCGATCGAAGAGGGCGAATTCGTCGCCATCGTCGGCTTCTCCGGCTCCGGCAAGTCGACGCTGATCAACCTGATCGCCGGTCTGGCGATGCCCGACAGCGGCGAGCTGCTCTATCGCGGCAAGGCGGTCACCGGCCCCGGCCCGGAGCGTGGGCTGGTCTTCCAGTCCTATTCGCTGATGCCCTGGCTCAACGTGAAGGAGAATGTGGCGCTCGCCGTCGACGCCGTCCACAAGGCCAAGCCCTCGGCCGAACGCGGCGTGCTGACCCGCCGGGCTGTGGAGACGGTCGGGCTCGGCCACGCCACCGACCGCCGGCCGAAGGAGCTGTCGGGCGGCATGCGCCAGCGCGTCGGCTTCGCCCGCGCGCTCGCCATGAGCCCGGAGATGCTGCTGCTGGACGAACCGCTCTCCGCTCTCGACGCCCTGACCCGCGCCAAGCTCCAGGACGAGATCGAGGCGATCTGGCGCAAGGACCGCAAGACCGTCATCCTCATCACCAACGATGTGGACGAGGCGATCCTGCTGGCCGACCGCATCATCCCGCTGACGCCGGGTCCGAACGCCACGCTCGGCCCGGCCTTCACCGTCGATCTGGCCCGCCCGCGCGACCGCGCCGCCGTCAACCATGACGAGGAGTTCAAGCGCCTGCGCGCCGCCGTCACCGCCTGGCTGATGGAGGTCGGCGTCGCCCGCGGCACCGGCGGCGGCGAGAACCTCACCCTGCCCGACGTGAAGCCGATCACCGCCGCCCCGCCACCCGCCGCCTATATCGAGGCGATGGGCGGACGCGGGATGGAGGACCGCTATCTCGAATTCACCCGCCTGACCAAAACCTTCGCCACGCCCAAGGGGCCGCTGACCGTGGTCGACGGCTTCGATTTGAAGATGCGCAAGGGCGAGTTCGTCTCGCTGATCGGCCATTCCGGCTGCGGCAAATCCACCGTGCTGTCGATGGTCGCCGGATTGGCCGACGTGACCAGCGGCGGCATCGTGCTGGACGGCAAGGAGGTCGGCGGCGCCGGCCCCGACCGCGCCGTCGTCTTCCAGGCCCCCAGCCTGTTTCCCTGGCTGACCGCCTATGAAAACGTCATGCTCGGCGTCGACCGCGTCTTCCCCCATGCGGGCAAGGGCGAGCGCGCCGACATCGCCCGCTATTACCTCGCCCGCGTCGGGCTTGGCGATGCCATGGACCGCAAGGCGTCGGATCTCTCCAACGGCATGAAGCAACGCGTCGGCATCGCCCGCGCCTTCGCCCTGTCGCCCAAGCTGCTGCTGCTCGACGAGCCTTTCGGCATGCTCGACAGCCTGACCCGCTGGGAGTTGCAGGAGGTGCTGATGGAGGTGTGGGCGCGGACCAAGGTGACGGCGGTCTGCGTCACCCACGACGTGGACGAGGCGCTGCTGCTGGCCGACCGGGTGGTGATGATGACCAACGGCCCGAACGCCAGGATCGGCCACATCCTGAGCGTCGACATCCCCCACCCGCGCACCCGTCAGGCCCTGCTGGAGCATCCGCGCTATTACGAGTACCGGGAGGAACTGCTGAACTTCCTGGAAGGCGGCCATGCCGGGGCGCCGAAAAAGGCGGCATGA